A stretch of the Shinella zoogloeoides genome encodes the following:
- a CDS encoding Ldh family oxidoreductase, translating to MTAISPSSLSSKGQPAAEEAPGHRVLSLQEIQALATRILVRHGLTEPHADALADVITAAERDECASHGTYRLAGLVRTIAAGKVNVAAKPKIQSDQSAIVRVDADMGFSSLAFTMGIDALTERARSHGVAAMAINRCFHFTALWPEVEALAERGLVSLAMTPSHSWVAPNGGRTPLFGTNPLAFGWPRPGHLPYIFDFATSVVARGEIELHRQRNQPIPYGWALDRQGNPTNDPIEAMAGAQMTFGGHKGSALSTMIELLAGPLVGDMTSPQSQAFDDGDGGAPCHGELIIALSPDMFMGTERDRHFKSAERLLEAIPAQGARLPSSRRFAARARTTRDGVRISGTQYDILMQLLAQDAAANLKERP from the coding sequence ATGACGGCGATAAGCCCATCCTCCCTCTCCTCCAAAGGCCAGCCCGCGGCAGAGGAAGCCCCAGGACACCGCGTTCTGAGTCTGCAGGAAATCCAAGCCCTGGCCACGCGCATCCTCGTCAGACACGGGCTCACGGAACCGCATGCCGATGCGCTGGCAGACGTCATCACCGCCGCTGAACGTGACGAATGCGCGTCACATGGCACTTATCGCCTCGCCGGGCTGGTGCGGACCATCGCCGCCGGCAAGGTCAATGTTGCTGCCAAGCCGAAAATCCAATCAGATCAATCCGCCATCGTCAGGGTCGATGCCGATATGGGCTTCTCCTCGCTTGCCTTCACGATGGGGATCGACGCCTTGACGGAAAGAGCTCGGAGCCACGGCGTTGCCGCCATGGCGATCAATCGCTGCTTTCATTTCACCGCACTCTGGCCGGAGGTCGAGGCTCTCGCCGAGCGGGGCCTCGTATCGCTCGCCATGACGCCGAGCCACAGTTGGGTCGCGCCAAACGGCGGCCGGACGCCGCTGTTCGGCACCAATCCACTCGCCTTCGGCTGGCCTCGGCCGGGACACCTGCCCTACATCTTCGACTTCGCGACCAGCGTCGTCGCGCGCGGCGAGATCGAACTTCATCGCCAGCGCAATCAGCCGATTCCCTATGGCTGGGCTCTCGATCGGCAGGGAAATCCGACCAACGACCCGATTGAGGCCATGGCCGGCGCGCAGATGACATTCGGCGGCCACAAGGGTTCAGCGCTTTCAACCATGATCGAGCTTCTCGCAGGCCCGCTGGTCGGAGATATGACAAGCCCGCAATCCCAGGCTTTCGATGATGGCGACGGCGGCGCCCCCTGCCATGGTGAACTGATCATCGCACTGTCGCCCGACATGTTCATGGGCACGGAACGCGACAGGCATTTCAAAAGCGCCGAACGGCTGCTTGAGGCGATTCCAGCTCAGGGCGCCCGACTACCCTCGTCACGGCGCTTCGCCGCCAGGGCGCGCACAACGCGCGACGGAGTCCGCATCTCCGGCACCCAATATGACATTCTGATGCAACTGCTTGCGCAAGACGCAGCCGCCAATCTTAAGGAAAGACCATGA
- a CDS encoding mandelate racemase/muconate lactonizing enzyme family protein, with protein sequence MKITGVDIYKYTVGYAHGTYVMSGDRVAATEDGTVIRIRTDQGLEGWGEITTLGKIYLPTFPDGIRIALKDLSEALIGTDPTNIGMVNRIMAGTLMGQEFAKSPIDIACWDILGKSLGRPISALIGGVLNDRFPIYEAVPLAAPESMGEFIRERRAAGINRFQLKVGNNPMDDIARTRASVEAGDSETIIVADSNGGWSLASAKLALQGMAGLAVYVEQPCRSTADCILAHRGSALPLVLDESIVNHDEIYRAKYEANAVSVNLKFGKLGGLTNTIKARDLLQELNMAVSVEDMWGGDIITAATSHVAATTRPESLLMTPFFNDWTDGHVASYLPRSSNGFGSAPTGPGLGIEVEVDKLEHLFTVGRA encoded by the coding sequence ATGAAAATCACCGGGGTGGACATCTACAAGTATACCGTCGGCTATGCCCACGGAACATACGTCATGTCTGGAGACCGTGTCGCGGCCACGGAAGACGGCACGGTCATCCGCATCCGCACCGACCAGGGTCTCGAAGGCTGGGGCGAGATCACGACACTCGGCAAGATCTACCTGCCGACCTTTCCAGATGGCATTCGGATCGCGCTGAAGGACCTCTCGGAGGCGCTGATCGGTACAGATCCAACCAATATCGGAATGGTCAACCGCATCATGGCCGGCACGTTGATGGGGCAGGAATTCGCCAAGAGCCCGATCGACATCGCTTGCTGGGATATTCTTGGCAAATCGCTCGGCCGGCCGATCTCGGCGCTGATCGGCGGCGTACTCAACGACCGCTTTCCAATCTACGAGGCAGTGCCGCTGGCCGCGCCTGAATCCATGGGCGAGTTCATTCGCGAACGGCGGGCCGCCGGCATCAATCGCTTCCAGCTCAAGGTCGGCAACAACCCCATGGATGATATTGCGCGGACCCGCGCCAGCGTGGAAGCTGGCGATTCCGAGACGATCATCGTGGCCGATTCCAACGGCGGCTGGTCGCTTGCGTCAGCGAAGCTCGCACTCCAAGGCATGGCCGGCCTCGCAGTCTATGTCGAGCAACCCTGCCGCTCGACGGCCGATTGCATCCTCGCGCATCGTGGATCAGCGCTTCCACTCGTTCTCGACGAGTCGATCGTCAACCACGACGAAATCTATCGCGCCAAGTATGAGGCCAACGCTGTATCGGTGAACCTCAAATTCGGCAAGCTTGGCGGCCTCACTAACACGATCAAAGCCCGCGACCTGCTACAGGAACTGAACATGGCGGTCTCGGTGGAGGACATGTGGGGCGGCGACATCATCACGGCCGCGACCAGCCATGTGGCGGCAACGACCCGGCCGGAATCGCTGCTGATGACTCCGTTCTTCAACGACTGGACGGACGGCCACGTTGCCAGCTATCTTCCACGCTCGTCAAACGGCTTCGGCTCCGCGCCGACCGGTCCCGGTCTCGGTATCGAGGTGGAGGTCGACAAGCTCGAACATCTGTTCACGGTGGGCCGCGCCTGA
- a CDS encoding GntR family transcriptional regulator yields MATVSKSLKHKTMSTAAAEEIRSRILEGVFPPGRQLRQEELAQEFGISRIPIREALLLLESEGIVRIQPHRGAVVVELSAEEVEELFNMRILFEPFLLERSAPHLAPADFEKLDKILDRYETSIDKLDIDRWNDLNSEFHMLLYTHARSPRITSTVQNLLGECDRHTRIQLSNITGDRARAVREHKELVRLCRERRFAEAADFMRMHIDRIRVGLMALLHLDQTDATEATVGEQ; encoded by the coding sequence GTGGCGACTGTTAGCAAGAGCTTGAAGCACAAGACGATGTCGACCGCAGCTGCCGAGGAAATCCGAAGCCGGATCCTTGAGGGCGTTTTTCCGCCGGGGCGTCAGTTGCGTCAGGAGGAATTGGCGCAGGAATTCGGAATCAGTCGCATACCCATCCGCGAGGCCCTGCTCTTGCTCGAAAGCGAGGGGATCGTGCGCATCCAGCCCCATCGCGGCGCCGTGGTCGTAGAGCTAAGTGCAGAGGAGGTCGAAGAACTCTTCAACATGCGCATCCTTTTCGAGCCGTTTTTACTCGAAAGGTCGGCGCCGCATCTCGCACCCGCGGATTTCGAGAAGCTAGATAAAATCCTTGACCGTTACGAAACGTCGATCGATAAGCTGGATATCGACCGCTGGAACGATCTGAACTCCGAATTCCACATGCTGCTTTATACCCATGCGCGGAGCCCACGTATAACCAGTACAGTCCAGAACCTCCTCGGCGAATGCGACCGGCACACGCGAATTCAGCTCTCCAACATTACTGGCGATCGGGCGCGGGCCGTCCGCGAACACAAGGAACTCGTAAGGCTCTGCCGGGAACGGCGTTTTGCAGAGGCGGCCGATTTCATGCGCATGCATATCGATCGTATCCGGGTTGGCCTAATGGCGCTTCTCCATCTCGACCAGACTGACGCAACAGAAGCAACTGTGGGTGAACAGTAA